The sequence CATACTTACCGCTCTTCTCAGGTCAGACTTTAATTCAAAAGAGGGTGCCTTTAAGTATCTAATCCTTGGAGGTCTTTCTATAGCCTTGGCTTCCTACGGTGCAGGCTTTATGTATCTGTATTCGGGCTCTCTTGACCTTAGATATATCCTTACGCATGTGGGTGAAAACCAATACTTTTTGGTGCTTGGTCTTGTGCTATTTTTGATAGGTTTTGCCATAAAGATAGGTGCGGTGCCCTTTCATTTTTGGCTTCCAGATGCCTATCAGGGTGCTCCCACGCCCATAACCGCCTATATGGCATCCTTTGGAAAGCTCGCCTTTTTTGCTCCAGTGGTTAGGCTCATGCCCTTGGTTCAGGAGCATTTTGCCTATGCATGGATAACCACAGTGGCTATTATCTCTGCCCTGACTATGCTGTATGGAAACCTTACCGCCTTGGTGCAAAAGGACGTAAAAAGGCTTTTGGCTTACTCCTCTATAGCACACTCTGGCTACATATTGGCAGGTATCTCCGTAGCAGAGGTTATAGGTCTAAAGGCGGTCATATACTTTCTCCTTGCCTACTCCCTTATGGGTTTTGGTAGCTTTATGGTGCTTGCCCTTTTAGAAAGAGTGCCAGGATGGGAAAACAAATTAGAGCAGTTTTCAGGTATGAGGTTCTCCGCACCTTGGCTTGCCTTCTCCTTTATGGTAATGCTCCTTGCCTTGCTGGGAGTTCCACCTACTGTAGGCTTTGTAGGAAAAGCCTTGGTCTTTATGTCCCTATCCTTTGAAAGGCTCTGGTGGCTTGCCCTGGTGATGATAATCGCAACGGGTATATCCACAGGCTATTACCTAAGGATAACGGTGCTTATGTTTATGAAGGAGCAGACCAACAGTCTAAACCTTTCTGTGTCTCCGGTGGAGAAGTTTCTTATATTGCTCTTTAGTCTTGCCCTTGTCCTTCTTGGTGCAGTGCCTATAATATTATGGAGCTTTGTAAGTCCTTCTGCGGAAAACCTATTTATGAGGTGAAGGTATGGAGTACTTGGCACTGCTCATATTCTTAGGCATTATGTTAGGCTTAGCCTTGGTCTTTGTCTTTGTAAACAAGCTACTGGGTCCAAAAAGCTCAGATGCCCTGCAAGATTATCCTTATGAGTGTGGAGTGCCTCTTTACGATAAATCCGCTCAGTCTACCTTCCATCAAGGTTATTACCTGCTTGGTCTACTGCTTTTGCTCTTTGACATAGAGGCTGCCTTTCTTTTTCCTTGGACGGTAGTTTACAGGTATCTGGGGGTTTTTGGCTTTGTGGAGATGTTCCTCTTTATACTTATATTAACTTATGGGCTTCTTTATGCTTGGAGAAAGGGAGCCCTTGATTGGCAGTTTGAAGAAGAAAGCCTCTAAAGGAGTGTGAGATGCCTTGGGCAAAGGGACAGGACTTTATTGACCTAAGGAGCAGGTTTGAGGGGCTTGAAATTGAAGAAAAGCCTACCATTACCTCTCTTCATATCCAAAAGGAAAGGCTCATTGACCTTCTTAAGGTCTTAAAGGAAGAAAAGGGTTATAAGCTCTTTATTGACCACTCAGTGGTGGACTTTCCTGACAAAAAGCCTCGCTTTCAAGCCTTCTATATCCTCTACAACGTGGATGAAAAAAAGAGGGTAGTGGTAAAAACGTGGACGGATGGAGAGCTTCCTTCTATAGAAAAGCTCTGGTTTGCGGGCAAATGGGCAGAAAGAGAATGCTACGATATGTTTGGCATAAGGTATGAGGGGCACGAAAACTTAGTGCGTGCCTTTATGTGGGAAACCTACCAGCACTATCCTCTTAGAAAGGACTTTCCTCTTGAGGGCTATGCCACAGAATACTTACCTTCCTTGAACGAGGTCCTATGGGGTGATAACCTTCAAGGTCTTATGAATTACGATAGGATGCACACGCCTGTGCCAACCTTGGAAGACCTTGAGATAACCGAAAAAAGAAGGCTTAAGAAGAAGGCTCAGATAGTGCTAAACTGGGGACCACTACATCCGGGAACACACGGGACTATGTGGTTTCTCTTTGACCTTGAGGGGGAAAGGGTCTATCAGTGCGATGTGATACTGGGTCAGCTCCACAGGGGTGTGGAAAAGTTAGCAGAAAACGAGATGTATAACCAGTTTCTGGTCTACACAGACCGTATGGACTACCTTTCCGCCCTATGCTCCAATCAGGCTTGGGTTGTGGCAGTGGAGAGACTTCTTGGCATAGAAGACCTTGTTCCAGAAAAGGCAAAGTATATCCGCACTATGATGTCAGAGCTTCAGAGGATAAACTCTCACCTTTTGTGGCTTGGCACATACGCCCTTGACCTTGGAGCTCTAACCATATTCCTGTATGCCTTTAAGGAGAGAGAAAAACTTATGGACATTATAGAGGGTATAACTGGTGCAAGGCTCACCATCTCCTACACGAGGATAGGTGGTGTGCGTATGGACTTGCCAGAGGGTGCTCTGGAGGTAATAAAAGCCTTTATAAAGAGGTTTCCAAAGGAGCTAAAGGAGTGGGAGACCATACTCAGTAGGAACAGGATATGGCTAAGAAGAAACGTGGGAGTGGGAGTTATAAGCAAGGAGGATGTTTACTTCTATGGGCTAACAGGTCCAGTAGCCAGAGGCTCTGGCGTGCCTTACGATATAAGAAAGTTTGAACCCTACGATGCCTATCCATGGGTGGAGTTTGACATTCCAGTGGGAGAAAATGGCGATGTATATGACCGCTATTTGGTAAGGCTTGAGGAGATGAGGCAGAGCCTGAGGATAATAGAGCAGTGTGTGGCGGTGCTTGAAAAACTCAAAAATGCACCCTTCTTTGCGGAATCTCCAGACCCCAAAAAGCTCAAGCTGTCTCTTGACGGCATAGGTCTAAAGGTTCCAGAAGGTGAGATATACTCCTCTGGAGAAAACCCAAGGGGAGAGCTGGGTTTTTACATATACTCCACTGGTGGCACAAAGCCTTACAGGGTAAAGATAAGACCAGGCTCTAT comes from Aquificaceae bacterium and encodes:
- a CDS encoding NADH-quinone oxidoreductase subunit D: MPWAKGQDFIDLRSRFEGLEIEEKPTITSLHIQKERLIDLLKVLKEEKGYKLFIDHSVVDFPDKKPRFQAFYILYNVDEKKRVVVKTWTDGELPSIEKLWFAGKWAERECYDMFGIRYEGHENLVRAFMWETYQHYPLRKDFPLEGYATEYLPSLNEVLWGDNLQGLMNYDRMHTPVPTLEDLEITEKRRLKKKAQIVLNWGPLHPGTHGTMWFLFDLEGERVYQCDVILGQLHRGVEKLAENEMYNQFLVYTDRMDYLSALCSNQAWVVAVERLLGIEDLVPEKAKYIRTMMSELQRINSHLLWLGTYALDLGALTIFLYAFKEREKLMDIIEGITGARLTISYTRIGGVRMDLPEGALEVIKAFIKRFPKELKEWETILSRNRIWLRRNVGVGVISKEDVYFYGLTGPVARGSGVPYDIRKFEPYDAYPWVEFDIPVGENGDVYDRYLVRLEEMRQSLRIIEQCVAVLEKLKNAPFFAESPDPKKLKLSLDGIGLKVPEGEIYSSGENPRGELGFYIYSTGGTKPYRVKIRPGSMYNLCVYPKLMKDRVIADAVTILASIDPVVGEIDR
- a CDS encoding NADH-quinone oxidoreductase subunit N, yielding MEQLISIELPRLSLVLPELVVLLTGFVLFSLDLIYKRINHALAISVSLVGYLLALLLIVFNWGMEGETFYGLYKRDSFSSLMQAFMLLLTMSLLGFNYLYYKSKKSLYGEFYYILSFALIGGMFLVSSYNLIVLYVALEAVSIAFYILTALLRSDFNSKEGAFKYLILGGLSIALASYGAGFMYLYSGSLDLRYILTHVGENQYFLVLGLVLFLIGFAIKIGAVPFHFWLPDAYQGAPTPITAYMASFGKLAFFAPVVRLMPLVQEHFAYAWITTVAIISALTMLYGNLTALVQKDVKRLLAYSSIAHSGYILAGISVAEVIGLKAVIYFLLAYSLMGFGSFMVLALLERVPGWENKLEQFSGMRFSAPWLAFSFMVMLLALLGVPPTVGFVGKALVFMSLSFERLWWLALVMIIATGISTGYYLRITVLMFMKEQTNSLNLSVSPVEKFLILLFSLALVLLGAVPIILWSFVSPSAENLFMR
- a CDS encoding NADH-quinone oxidoreductase subunit A, with the translated sequence MEYLALLIFLGIMLGLALVFVFVNKLLGPKSSDALQDYPYECGVPLYDKSAQSTFHQGYYLLGLLLLLFDIEAAFLFPWTVVYRYLGVFGFVEMFLFILILTYGLLYAWRKGALDWQFEEESL